A DNA window from Entelurus aequoreus isolate RoL-2023_Sb linkage group LG24, RoL_Eaeq_v1.1, whole genome shotgun sequence contains the following coding sequences:
- the ush1c gene encoding harmonin isoform X2, with product MERKVAREFRHKVELLIENEAEKDYLYDVLRLYHQSMELPVLVGDLKLVINEPKRLPLFDAIRPLIPLKHQVEYDLLTPKRSRKLKEVRLDRTHRDGLGLSVRGGLEFGCGLYISQIVKDGQAGNVGLQVGDEIVRINGYSISSCIHEEVISLIKTKKIVSLKVRHVGMIPVKSSSDEPLKWQFVDQFVSDSGENNSSVAGLVSIGGKEIKEKKVFLSLVGTKGMGISISSGPTQKPGIYISNVKAGSLSAEVGLQVGDQIVEVNGVDFTNVDHKEAVRVLKSSRSLTITVLTGAGSELFMTDEERLAVEARRQLERQELMHQKRVALETNKILKEQQEMERQRMMEISQKTAEEEQRYKKEMEKIEAVERKHHRDWEEDYGTEEQPQSRQIQRSPSPAPPEIKTSQSPKAKSSHDEGSSEEVTEDKEDRQGFQKYLEDFDPHSMFSSDQIAGRDVRLLKIRKVGQLDLALEGGADSLLGKLVVSSVYEGGAADKHGGIVNGDELMAVNGKILIDATLTEGQSSLARAWNTGGDWIDVVIAVSPPKEYEDEVTFF from the exons ATGGAGCGCAAAGTTGCTCGAGAGTTCCGCCATAAG GTGGAGTTGCTGATTGAAAATGAAGCAGAAAAAGACTACCTTTATGATGTCCTTCGCTTGTATCATCA GTCCATGGAATTGCCAGTGCTTGTTGGGGACCTGAAGCTGGTAATCAATGAACCAAAGCGTTTGCCTCTGTTTGATGCCATCCGGCCTCTCATCCCACTCAAACACCAAGTGGAGTATGACCTGCTAACCCCCAAGAGGTCCAG GAAGCTGAAAGAGGTGCGTTTAGATCGGACACATCGTGATGGGCTGGGACTGAGTGTTCGAGGAGGGCTGGAGTTTGGATGCGGTCTTTACATATCACAGATTGTCAAAGATGGCCAGGCTGGGAATGTTGGCCTTCAG GTTGGTGATGAGATTGTGCGTATCAATGGATACTCCATCTCCTCTTGTATCCACGAGGAGGTCATAAGTCTTATCAAGACGAAGAAAATCGTATCACTCAAAGTCAGAC ATGTGGGGATGATTCCTGTAAAAAG CTCATCTGATGAACCCCTCAAGTGGCAGTTCGTGGACCAGTTTGTGTCTGATTCTGGG GAGAATAACAGCAGTGTTGCTGGTTTGGTATCGATTGGAGGGAAGGAGATCAAGGAGAAAAAGGTATTTCTCAGCCTGGTGGGCACCAAGGGTATGGGTATCAGTATTTCCAGTGGTCCCACACAGAAACCTGGCATATACATCAGTAACGTCAAAGCAGGCTCACTTTCCGCGGAGGTTGGACTTCAA GTTGGAGACCAGATTGTGGAGGTGAATGGAGTGGACTTCACCAATGTGGACCACAAAGAG GCTGTGAGAGTCCTGAAAAGCAGCAGGAGTCTAACTATTACTGTTCTGACAGGAGCT GGCAGTGAGCTGTTTATGACAGATGAGGAGCGGCTGGCAGTGGAGGCTCGCAGGCAGCTGGAGAGGCAGGAGCTGATGCATCAGAAGAGAGTGGCTCTTGAGACCAACAAGATCCTTAAAGAGCAACAGGAGATGGAGAGGCA GAGAATGATGGAAATCTCACAGAAGACTGCAGAGGAAGAGCAGCGCTACAAAAAGGAGATGGAGAA GATTGAGGCAGTAGAGAGGAAACACCACAGAGATTGGGAGGAGGATTATGGAACTGAAGAGCAGCCCCAGAGTCGTCAGATTCAGAGGAGCCCTTCACCTGCCCCACCTGAGATCAAAACCTCCCAGTCTCCGAAGGCCAAAAGTTCTC ATGATGAAGGCAGCTCAGAGGAGGTCACGGAAGATAAGGAGGACAGACAA GGCTTTCAGAAATACCTGGAGGACTTCGATCCCCACTCAATG TTTTCATCAGACCAGATAGCAGGACGCGACGTAAGATTACTCAAGATCAGAAAG GTGGGACAGCTGGACTTGGCTCTGGAGGGGGGTGCCGACTCACTTTTGGGGAAGTTAGTGGTGTCGTCTGTGTATGAAGGAGGGGCTGCAGACAAGCATG GTGGTATTGTAAATGGAGATGAACTCATGGCTGTTAATGGGAAGATCTTGATCGATGCAACACTGACTGAAGGGCAAAGTTCTCTGGCCCGAGCCTGGAATACTGGAGgg GACTGGATTGATGTTGTGATTGCAGTGTCGCCCCCAAAAGAATATGAGGATGAAGT AACATTCTTCTAA
- the ush1c gene encoding harmonin isoform X1, translating to MERKVAREFRHKVELLIENEAEKDYLYDVLRLYHQSMELPVLVGDLKLVINEPKRLPLFDAIRPLIPLKHQVEYDLLTPKRSRKLKEVRLDRTHRDGLGLSVRGGLEFGCGLYISQIVKDGQAGNVGLQVGDEIVRINGYSISSCIHEEVISLIKTKKIVSLKVRHVGMIPVKSSSDEPLKWQFVDQFVSDSGENNSSVAGLVSIGGKEIKEKKVFLSLVGTKGMGISISSGPTQKPGIYISNVKAGSLSAEVGLQVGDQIVEVNGVDFTNVDHKEAVRVLKSSRSLTITVLTGAGSELFMTDEERLAVEARRQLERQELMHQKRVALETNKILKEQQEMERQRMMEISQKTAEEEQRYKKEMEKIEAVERKHHRDWEEDYGTEEQPQSRQIQRSPSPAPPEIKTSQSPKAKSSPFGWFYRYEGKLPSFRKKGEKKKKKKKVSNTDTLQEQRKNKKEMEFELKLAKEKEEMYEREKQLKINRLVQEVSETEREDLEESEKVQHWVESLCQTRLEQISCVENESPELSPPLSPTSETMVKRFPGGLHLATTDLDDFNLDEVDQSLKGPLKRLAPTQPIMSQPPPPLPLPPPSPKLNPTIPNYSSKAFPQRHPLPPPNSDKPASSKLTNKGRRLHPSQAPHPPLSTHPPSFPQPTPRPPPPPPPPPPPPPPPLPPLPQQSEERVAAFSGYHRHHHLPHPASPPGGRSEWETGGYLPRGGIYSSNTSEMSYPSSPKVMRNTSHASRMSTPSLQLAPSPPNHRRPTVPVMSKPVMLPQSQSLRPDSHRPAVRSDGLVCNDTLQSRDSH from the exons ATGGAGCGCAAAGTTGCTCGAGAGTTCCGCCATAAG GTGGAGTTGCTGATTGAAAATGAAGCAGAAAAAGACTACCTTTATGATGTCCTTCGCTTGTATCATCA GTCCATGGAATTGCCAGTGCTTGTTGGGGACCTGAAGCTGGTAATCAATGAACCAAAGCGTTTGCCTCTGTTTGATGCCATCCGGCCTCTCATCCCACTCAAACACCAAGTGGAGTATGACCTGCTAACCCCCAAGAGGTCCAG GAAGCTGAAAGAGGTGCGTTTAGATCGGACACATCGTGATGGGCTGGGACTGAGTGTTCGAGGAGGGCTGGAGTTTGGATGCGGTCTTTACATATCACAGATTGTCAAAGATGGCCAGGCTGGGAATGTTGGCCTTCAG GTTGGTGATGAGATTGTGCGTATCAATGGATACTCCATCTCCTCTTGTATCCACGAGGAGGTCATAAGTCTTATCAAGACGAAGAAAATCGTATCACTCAAAGTCAGAC ATGTGGGGATGATTCCTGTAAAAAG CTCATCTGATGAACCCCTCAAGTGGCAGTTCGTGGACCAGTTTGTGTCTGATTCTGGG GAGAATAACAGCAGTGTTGCTGGTTTGGTATCGATTGGAGGGAAGGAGATCAAGGAGAAAAAGGTATTTCTCAGCCTGGTGGGCACCAAGGGTATGGGTATCAGTATTTCCAGTGGTCCCACACAGAAACCTGGCATATACATCAGTAACGTCAAAGCAGGCTCACTTTCCGCGGAGGTTGGACTTCAA GTTGGAGACCAGATTGTGGAGGTGAATGGAGTGGACTTCACCAATGTGGACCACAAAGAG GCTGTGAGAGTCCTGAAAAGCAGCAGGAGTCTAACTATTACTGTTCTGACAGGAGCT GGCAGTGAGCTGTTTATGACAGATGAGGAGCGGCTGGCAGTGGAGGCTCGCAGGCAGCTGGAGAGGCAGGAGCTGATGCATCAGAAGAGAGTGGCTCTTGAGACCAACAAGATCCTTAAAGAGCAACAGGAGATGGAGAGGCA GAGAATGATGGAAATCTCACAGAAGACTGCAGAGGAAGAGCAGCGCTACAAAAAGGAGATGGAGAA GATTGAGGCAGTAGAGAGGAAACACCACAGAGATTGGGAGGAGGATTATGGAACTGAAGAGCAGCCCCAGAGTCGTCAGATTCAGAGGAGCCCTTCACCTGCCCCACCTGAGATCAAAACCTCCCAGTCTCCGAAGGCCAAAAGTTCTC CATTTGGCTGGTTTTATCGGTATGAGGGGAAGCTCCCGTCATTCCGCAAG aaaggagagaagaagaagaaaaagaaaaaagtgtcCAACACAGACACACTGCAGGAGCagagaaaaaacaaaaaggagATGGAGTTTGAGCTAAAACTGGCCAAGGAGAAAGAAGAGATGTACGAACGAGAAAAGCAGTTGAAAATCAATAGGCTGGTTCAGGAG GTTTCAGAGACAGAAAGAGAAGACCTAGAAGAGTCTGAGAAAGTTCAACACTGGGTTGAGAGTCTTTGTCAGACTCGGTTGGAACAAATCTCTTGTGTGGAGAACGAGTCACCAGAG CTGTCACCTCCACTCTCCCCTACTTCGGAGACCATGGTGAAGCGTTTCCCAGGAGGTCTGCACCTGGCCACCACTGACCTCGATGATTTTAACCTGGATGAGGTTGATCAAAGCTTGAAGGGGCCGCTTAAGAGACTAGCCCCCACCCAACCAATTATGAGCCAGCCTCCCCCTCCCTTGCCTCTCCCACCGCCCTCGCCTAAACTAAACCCCACCATTCCCAACTATTCTTCCAAAGCATTTCCCCAGCGTCATCCACTGCCCCCACCCAACTCTGACAAACCTGCCTCTTCTAAATTGACCAACAAAGGGCGTAGGCTTCACCCTTCCCAAGCCCCTCATCCACCTCTGTCTACCCATCCCCCATCATTTCCTCAACCTACACCAAGACCTCCACCGCCGCCCCCTCCTCCACCACCGCCTCCCCCACCTCCACTTCCCCCACTCCCGCAACAATCGGAAGAAAGAGTTGCCGCCTTTAGTGGATACCACCGCCATCATCACCTCCCTCACCCTGCCAGTCCACCTGGAGGCAGGAGTGAGTGGGAGACAGGTGGCTACCTGCCCAGAGGAGGCATCTACTCGTCCAACACAAGTGAAATGTCATACCCTTCTAGTCCTAAG GTCATGAGAAATACATCCCATGCCAGTCGCATGTCCACTCCTTCCTTG CAACTCGCACCAAGTCCTCCCAACCATCGGCGTCCTACAGTCCCTGTCATGTCAAAGCCTGTAATGCTGCCTCAGTCGCAGAGCCTGCGACCAGATTCACACAGACCTGCTGTCCGTTCTGACGGCCTGGTATGCAATGACACGCTGCAGTCACGTGATTCACATTAA